The Vespula pensylvanica isolate Volc-1 chromosome 5, ASM1446617v1, whole genome shotgun sequence genome includes a window with the following:
- the LOC122629175 gene encoding uncharacterized protein LOC122629175 isoform X2, translating to MEFRPKTFDLEIAFAASRRRQMKKFRGPDSLLYSAICPAIYIIRILGQAPYKFSKDRLVPSNVYLIFSFVFLTVCFYNVYIVFYQFVHSTRKEPILGGTEYIKVTFNCFTMIYSVLMTMWTRNKFVQIWNNIQDYDDAVRLLGYPQKEIKTRIVCWILIILNIALWTSVNQVGMYAFTESWISNIGYMSPYFGSCIAVYKFIGITFILGQRFHHLNELATKYICSKRKNTRPMKIDIKTIQTWHNELMIVGENLNTLYTWEILLWLANLSIHSVSDLYFIIDKVLNDWDNLHWPSICCLASWFLVFVTQLIILHISCDYVSTQANSMGGILIDWQACLMEKNSLKLPDVFASNYH from the exons ATGGAATTTAGACCTAAAACTTTTGATTTGGAGATTGCCTTTGCAGCATCTAGGAGAAGACAGATGAAGAAATTTCGTGGTCCAGATTCGCTTCTTTATTCTGCCATTTGTCCcgcaatttatataataagaattctTGGACAAGCACCGTACAAATTTTCAAAGGATCGTTTGGTTCCTTCCAatgtttatttgatattttcttttgtttttttaaccGTTTGTTTTTACAATGTATACATAgtattttatcaatttgtaCATTCGACAAGAAAAGAACCAATCCTTGGAGGTACGGAATATATTAAG GTGACATTTAATTGCTTCACAATGATATATAGCGTTCTAATGACAATGTGgacaagaaataaattcgttcaaATTTGGAATAACATACAAGATTATGATGATGCTGTTAGATTATTAGGATATCctcaaaaggaaataaaaacgagaataGTTTGCTggattctaataattttaaatatcgcaCTTTGGACTTCAGTCAATCAAGTTGGAATGTACGCTTTTACAGAATCTTGGATTTCTAATATAGGCTACATGTCCCCATATTTTGGTAGTTGTATAGCCGTCTACAAATTTATTggtattacttttatattggGTCAAAGATTTCATCATCTCAATGAATTagcaacaaaatatatatgttcgaaacgaaagaacaCTCGACCtatgaaaatcgatattaaa actATTCAAACTTGGCACAACGAACTTATGATCGTCggagaaaatttaaatactttatatacgtGGGAGATTCTTTTATGGTTAGCAAATTTGAGTATTCATAGTGTAAGTGACTTAtactttattatcgataaagtaTTAAATGATTGGGATAATTTACATTGGCCATCGATTTGCTGTTTAGCAAGCTGGTTTTTAGTATTTGTTACTCAACTTATTATATTGCACATTTCTTGTGACTATGTTTCGACTCAG gcAAATTCTATGGGAGGAATCCTGATCGATTGGCAGGCCtgtttaatggaaaaaaattctttaaag CTGCCGGATGTTTTTGCATCGAACTACCATTAA
- the LOC122629175 gene encoding gustatory and pheromone receptor 32a-like isoform X1 — MEFRPKTFDLEIAFAASRRRQMKKFRGPDSLLYSAICPAIYIIRILGQAPYKFSKDRLVPSNVYLIFSFVFLTVCFYNVYIVFYQFVHSTRKEPILGGTEYIKVTFNCFTMIYSVLMTMWTRNKFVQIWNNIQDYDDAVRLLGYPQKEIKTRIVCWILIILNIALWTSVNQVGMYAFTESWISNIGYMSPYFGSCIAVYKFIGITFILGQRFHHLNELATKYICSKRKNTRPMKIDIKTIQTWHNELMIVGENLNTLYTWEILLWLANLSIHSVSDLYFIIDKVLNDWDNLHWPSICCLASWFLVFVTQLIILHISCDYVSTQANSMGGILIDWQACLMEKNSLKTPIEMSLHFINRKLQFTAAGCFCIELPLIRSIAALLTTYLVILLQLQ, encoded by the exons ATGGAATTTAGACCTAAAACTTTTGATTTGGAGATTGCCTTTGCAGCATCTAGGAGAAGACAGATGAAGAAATTTCGTGGTCCAGATTCGCTTCTTTATTCTGCCATTTGTCCcgcaatttatataataagaattctTGGACAAGCACCGTACAAATTTTCAAAGGATCGTTTGGTTCCTTCCAatgtttatttgatattttcttttgtttttttaaccGTTTGTTTTTACAATGTATACATAgtattttatcaatttgtaCATTCGACAAGAAAAGAACCAATCCTTGGAGGTACGGAATATATTAAG GTGACATTTAATTGCTTCACAATGATATATAGCGTTCTAATGACAATGTGgacaagaaataaattcgttcaaATTTGGAATAACATACAAGATTATGATGATGCTGTTAGATTATTAGGATATCctcaaaaggaaataaaaacgagaataGTTTGCTggattctaataattttaaatatcgcaCTTTGGACTTCAGTCAATCAAGTTGGAATGTACGCTTTTACAGAATCTTGGATTTCTAATATAGGCTACATGTCCCCATATTTTGGTAGTTGTATAGCCGTCTACAAATTTATTggtattacttttatattggGTCAAAGATTTCATCATCTCAATGAATTagcaacaaaatatatatgttcgaaacgaaagaacaCTCGACCtatgaaaatcgatattaaa actATTCAAACTTGGCACAACGAACTTATGATCGTCggagaaaatttaaatactttatatacgtGGGAGATTCTTTTATGGTTAGCAAATTTGAGTATTCATAGTGTAAGTGACTTAtactttattatcgataaagtaTTAAATGATTGGGATAATTTACATTGGCCATCGATTTGCTGTTTAGCAAGCTGGTTTTTAGTATTTGTTACTCAACTTATTATATTGCACATTTCTTGTGACTATGTTTCGACTCAG gcAAATTCTATGGGAGGAATCCTGATCGATTGGCAGGCCtgtttaatggaaaaaaattctttaaag ACACCCATAGAAATGTCTCTACACTTCATCAATCGAAAATTACAATTCACAGCTGCCGGATGTTTTTGCATCGAACTACCATTAATCCGTTCG ATAGCAGCGCTCTTGACAACGTACTTGGTTATTCTCTTGCAATTACAATGA
- the LOC122629175 gene encoding putative gustatory receptor 28a isoform X3, with protein MEFRPKTFDLEIAFAASRRRQMKKFRGPDSLLYSAICPAIYIIRILGQAPYKFSKDRLVPSNVYLIFSFVFLTVCFYNVYIVFYQFVHSTRKEPILGESWISNIGYMSPYFGSCIAVYKFIGITFILGQRFHHLNELATKYICSKRKNTRPMKIDIKTIQTWHNELMIVGENLNTLYTWEILLWLANLSIHSVSDLYFIIDKVLNDWDNLHWPSICCLASWFLVFVTQLIILHISCDYVSTQANSMGGILIDWQACLMEKNSLKTPIEMSLHFINRKLQFTAAGCFCIELPLIRSIAALLTTYLVILLQLQ; from the exons ATGGAATTTAGACCTAAAACTTTTGATTTGGAGATTGCCTTTGCAGCATCTAGGAGAAGACAGATGAAGAAATTTCGTGGTCCAGATTCGCTTCTTTATTCTGCCATTTGTCCcgcaatttatataataagaattctTGGACAAGCACCGTACAAATTTTCAAAGGATCGTTTGGTTCCTTCCAatgtttatttgatattttcttttgtttttttaaccGTTTGTTTTTACAATGTATACATAgtattttatcaatttgtaCATTCGACAAGAAAAGAACCAATCCTTGGAG AATCTTGGATTTCTAATATAGGCTACATGTCCCCATATTTTGGTAGTTGTATAGCCGTCTACAAATTTATTggtattacttttatattggGTCAAAGATTTCATCATCTCAATGAATTagcaacaaaatatatatgttcgaaacgaaagaacaCTCGACCtatgaaaatcgatattaaa actATTCAAACTTGGCACAACGAACTTATGATCGTCggagaaaatttaaatactttatatacgtGGGAGATTCTTTTATGGTTAGCAAATTTGAGTATTCATAGTGTAAGTGACTTAtactttattatcgataaagtaTTAAATGATTGGGATAATTTACATTGGCCATCGATTTGCTGTTTAGCAAGCTGGTTTTTAGTATTTGTTACTCAACTTATTATATTGCACATTTCTTGTGACTATGTTTCGACTCAG gcAAATTCTATGGGAGGAATCCTGATCGATTGGCAGGCCtgtttaatggaaaaaaattctttaaag ACACCCATAGAAATGTCTCTACACTTCATCAATCGAAAATTACAATTCACAGCTGCCGGATGTTTTTGCATCGAACTACCATTAATCCGTTCG ATAGCAGCGCTCTTGACAACGTACTTGGTTATTCTCTTGCAATTACAATGA